A single Prochlorococcus marinus XMU1410 DNA region contains:
- a CDS encoding PII-interacting protein PipX family protein: MSSERYLNHPTFGMLYQVSPGNDGRDIYATLYAQKMFFLVEVRQREVFFEVIPYLDARNQAELNLQKARRKGSEELSKWENLFTQTFL; this comes from the coding sequence TTGAGTTCTGAGCGTTATTTAAACCATCCAACATTTGGTATGTTGTACCAAGTCTCTCCTGGAAATGATGGGAGAGATATTTATGCGACTTTATATGCTCAAAAAATGTTTTTTTTGGTAGAAGTTAGACAGAGAGAAGTTTTTTTTGAAGTTATACCTTACTTAGATGCTCGTAATCAGGCGGAATTAAACCTTCAAAAAGCTAGAAGAAAAGGATCAGAAGAACTATCTAAATGGGAGAATTTATTTACGCAAACTTTCTTATAA
- a CDS encoding YggS family pyridoxal phosphate-dependent enzyme, whose translation MNPAKYLEIKNKIPSNVNILAVSKGFKSQEIKTIQNIGQNDFGESKVQEALEKQLTLKDNKQINWHFIGRIQSNKIRKIVQNFKYIHSVDSFEKLQKISNISREEKKIPLIMLQVKLSDDPTKGGFNPEFLIMKWREIQELKNISLNGLMTINPKGLSSKENSGLFKKCRALADSLQLPDCSMGMSGDWEEAIDAGSTWLRLGSLIFGGRS comes from the coding sequence GTGAACCCTGCAAAATATTTAGAAATAAAAAATAAAATACCTTCAAATGTAAATATTCTTGCGGTAAGTAAAGGATTCAAAAGTCAAGAAATCAAGACTATTCAAAATATAGGTCAGAATGATTTTGGTGAAAGTAAGGTTCAAGAGGCGCTTGAAAAACAATTAACCTTAAAAGATAATAAACAAATAAATTGGCACTTTATTGGCAGAATACAAAGTAATAAAATAAGAAAAATAGTTCAAAATTTTAAATACATTCATTCAGTAGATTCATTTGAAAAGTTGCAAAAGATTTCTAATATTTCACGTGAAGAGAAGAAAATTCCATTAATAATGTTGCAGGTTAAGTTGAGTGATGACCCTACTAAAGGAGGCTTTAATCCTGAATTTTTAATAATGAAATGGAGAGAAATTCAAGAGTTGAAAAATATTTCATTAAATGGTTTGATGACTATCAATCCTAAAGGACTTAGCTCTAAAGAAAATTCAGGGTTGTTCAAAAAATGTCGTGCTCTCGCTGATTCACTGCAACTACCAGATTGTTCAATGGGGATGTCTGGTGATTGGGAGGAAGCTATTGACGCTGGATCTACTTGGTTAAGATTAGGATCATTGATTTTTGGGGGTAGATCCTAA
- a CDS encoding cell division protein SepF, translating into MSLISRLKAVVAGDEYLDDDFDELDYASEDELNDINNFKQNPKNANALANSNPFDFMNNNRSSKVVGMPGISNSSSEVILMEPRSFDEMPQAIQALRERKTVILNLTMMDPDQAQRAVDFIAGGTYAIDGHQERVGESIFLFAPSCVNVTSSSPEEASPSSVSTENTPQYSLGKNTTPEPAWGNSKLSAYS; encoded by the coding sequence GTGTCACTTATTTCTAGATTAAAGGCAGTAGTTGCAGGGGATGAGTATCTCGATGATGATTTTGATGAGTTGGATTATGCTTCAGAGGATGAATTAAATGATATTAATAATTTCAAACAAAATCCAAAGAATGCAAATGCCCTTGCAAATTCCAATCCATTCGATTTTATGAATAACAACAGATCATCAAAAGTAGTTGGTATGCCTGGAATCTCAAATTCATCCTCAGAAGTAATCTTAATGGAACCAAGAAGTTTTGATGAGATGCCTCAAGCGATACAAGCATTAAGAGAAAGAAAAACTGTAATACTCAATTTAACTATGATGGATCCTGATCAAGCTCAAAGAGCGGTTGATTTTATTGCTGGGGGTACATATGCAATTGATGGACATCAAGAGAGAGTCGGTGAAAGTATTTTCCTTTTTGCTCCAAGTTGTGTAAATGTAACTAGTTCTTCCCCAGAAGAAGCTTCTCCTTCTTCTGTATCTACAGAAAACACACCACAATATAGTTTGGGCAAAAATACTACTCCTGAACCAGCATGGGGTAATTCTAAATTAAGTGCTTATTCATGA
- the proC gene encoding pyrroline-5-carboxylate reductase: MTDKIAVIGFGNIASAIVTPLLDNKLIQPENVFCVVNTEKSLEKIKNNYKHNINVYKSGSKESKIIWDCQYKLLSIKPQQLNDISEAHHIKNKDNLIVSILAGVSINRLAQKFPNHKCVRVVTNIPITIGKGLTGISWGEEITEDQKQFTKKLFENTSKIYEFTEDYLDIFLALTSSGPAIISLIIEALSDGGLSGGLPKIISEELVMEMILGTIFLIKENKLTTSELKNLVTSPGGTTISALRVLEKKSVRSALIESIVSASNRSKEFR, from the coding sequence GTGACAGATAAAATTGCGGTAATTGGTTTTGGAAATATTGCAAGTGCTATAGTTACACCTCTATTAGATAACAAATTAATTCAGCCAGAGAATGTTTTTTGTGTTGTAAATACAGAAAAAAGTTTAGAAAAAATAAAAAATAATTATAAACATAATATAAACGTTTATAAATCAGGTTCTAAAGAGTCAAAAATAATTTGGGATTGTCAATATAAACTTCTTTCGATAAAACCCCAACAATTAAATGACATAAGTGAGGCCCATCATATAAAAAATAAGGACAATTTAATAGTTTCTATTCTTGCCGGAGTTTCAATAAATAGACTTGCTCAAAAGTTTCCTAATCATAAATGTGTGAGAGTGGTTACAAATATTCCAATAACTATTGGAAAAGGTTTAACAGGGATTTCTTGGGGAGAAGAAATTACAGAAGATCAGAAACAATTTACAAAAAAATTATTTGAAAATACTAGTAAAATTTATGAATTTACTGAAGATTACCTTGATATATTTTTAGCTTTAACTTCATCAGGTCCTGCAATTATTTCTTTAATTATAGAAGCATTAAGTGATGGAGGGTTAAGCGGGGGATTACCAAAAATAATTTCAGAGGAACTTGTTATGGAAATGATACTAGGGACTATTTTTCTAATAAAGGAAAATAAACTTACTACTTCTGAGCTTAAAAATTTAGTAACCTCTCCAGGTGGAACAACTATTTCTGCTTTAAGGGTTTTAGAAAAAAAGAGTGTAAGGTCAGCATTAATTGAATCAATAGTTTCAGCTAGTAATAGAAGTAAGGAGTTTCGTTAG
- a CDS encoding glycosyltransferase family 4 protein — translation MVHIAWLGKKSPFCGNVTYGNSITKELKARGHKISFIHFDNPSSSNSSKPLFLANDPDVSLPYLIKSQVYTIPSPRAEKELRLSLERLKPDIVHASLTLSPLDFRLPELCNEINVPLIGTFHPPFDAKNRNLTASTQQLTYQLYAPSLAKFDKIIIFSEPQKNVLEKLGVPTDKQIVIPNGVDENIWKPFCEKSKKYDQVKNKLGNERIFLYMGRIANEKNIEALLRSWRQTKTQNCKLVIVGDGPMKPTLENSFSNLGNEKLIWWGAELDLETRIAIMQIAEVFFLPSLVEGLSLSLLEAMSAGTACVATDAGADGEVLDNGAGIVISTDNVAAQLKTIIPILVEHPSFTKDLGEKARERILQRYTITKNINSLEKVYMNLKDNSKT, via the coding sequence GTGGTTCATATTGCCTGGTTGGGTAAAAAATCCCCTTTTTGCGGAAATGTAACTTATGGTAATTCAATTACTAAGGAATTGAAGGCCAGAGGGCATAAAATTAGTTTTATTCATTTCGACAATCCCTCTAGTTCAAATTCATCAAAACCATTATTTCTTGCAAATGATCCTGATGTAAGTCTCCCATATTTAATTAAATCTCAAGTTTATACAATACCCTCACCAAGGGCAGAAAAAGAGCTAAGGCTATCATTGGAAAGATTAAAGCCTGACATAGTACATGCAAGCCTAACTTTATCTCCTTTAGACTTTAGACTTCCAGAGTTGTGTAATGAAATTAATGTTCCTCTTATAGGAACTTTTCATCCACCATTTGATGCAAAAAATAGAAATCTAACTGCGAGCACTCAACAATTAACCTATCAACTTTATGCTCCATCTTTAGCAAAGTTCGATAAAATAATTATTTTTTCTGAACCTCAAAAAAATGTTCTTGAGAAATTAGGAGTACCTACAGACAAACAAATAGTTATTCCAAACGGCGTTGATGAAAATATTTGGAAACCTTTTTGCGAAAAAAGTAAAAAATATGATCAGGTAAAAAACAAACTTGGAAATGAAAGAATCTTTTTATATATGGGAAGGATTGCAAATGAGAAAAATATCGAGGCACTTTTACGTTCTTGGCGCCAAACAAAAACTCAAAATTGCAAATTAGTTATTGTTGGGGATGGGCCAATGAAGCCAACACTTGAAAATAGTTTTTCTAACCTTGGTAATGAGAAATTAATTTGGTGGGGTGCCGAATTAGATTTAGAAACTAGGATAGCAATAATGCAAATAGCAGAAGTTTTTTTCTTACCAAGCTTAGTAGAAGGTTTATCATTATCACTTTTAGAGGCAATGTCTGCTGGTACTGCTTGTGTAGCTACAGATGCCGGAGCTGACGGTGAAGTTTTAGATAACGGAGCAGGAATAGTAATTTCAACTGATAATGTGGCTGCACAATTAAAAACTATAATCCCAATTCTTGTAGAACACCCTTCATTTACAAAAGATCTTGGAGAGAAAGCTAGAGAACGTATACTTCAGAGATACACAATTACTAAAAATATAAATTCACTTGAAAAAGTTTATATGAACTTAAAAGATAATTCAAAAACCTAA
- the recO gene encoding DNA repair protein RecO, with translation MSGSGECRLEGLCIKASPLGENDRLITILTDEQGIVRLAVPGARRPKSSLAAATPLTYLSLQIFGKRNLKSVRQIKILKSYSGLGKNIECLAAAQAITELTFLLVGNNDKQQNYLSCVLAHLDRIYLYEESKEEDIKMLSMSIQSLIHLLAIGGINLPIHHCCKTGEPIIPPLGNWEWNCYYLPSEGFSSIEDPQSNLKINASEVALLQRLLFPELPIKSNGELLGPKKVWLKILFIIETWISAQLEKELSSLKMLREIYS, from the coding sequence ATGTCTGGTTCTGGAGAGTGCAGACTAGAGGGTCTCTGTATTAAAGCTTCTCCATTAGGCGAGAATGATAGATTAATAACTATTCTTACTGATGAGCAGGGGATTGTTCGATTAGCGGTACCTGGTGCTAGACGTCCTAAAAGTAGTCTTGCCGCAGCTACTCCATTAACATATTTAAGTTTGCAAATTTTTGGGAAAAGAAATCTTAAATCTGTACGTCAAATTAAAATATTAAAAAGCTATTCTGGTCTAGGGAAAAATATTGAATGTCTTGCAGCGGCACAAGCAATAACTGAATTAACTTTTTTATTAGTAGGTAATAATGATAAGCAACAAAACTATTTATCTTGTGTTCTTGCACATCTAGATAGGATTTATTTGTATGAAGAATCTAAAGAAGAAGATATTAAAATGCTCTCAATGAGTATTCAATCTTTAATCCATCTATTAGCCATTGGAGGTATAAATTTACCAATTCATCATTGCTGTAAAACTGGAGAACCTATTATTCCGCCTTTAGGAAATTGGGAATGGAATTGTTATTATTTGCCAAGTGAAGGGTTTTCGTCAATTGAAGATCCTCAAAGTAATCTAAAAATAAATGCATCTGAAGTTGCTCTATTACAAAGACTTCTTTTTCCCGAATTACCAATAAAATCTAATGGAGAGTTATTGGGACCTAAAAAAGTCTGGCTTAAAATATTATTTATTATTGAGACTTGGATCTCTGCTCAACTAGAGAAAGAATTATCTTCACTAAAAATGTTGAGAGAAATATATAGTTAA
- a CDS encoding 2-deoxyribose-5-phosphate aldolase, whose amino-acid sequence MLNIKYELNEKIHAIIINPYLSWEDFCVNCDLIRKYNIKNISTSINYLTDLKNFLGNYSADINALISYPLADLPVSFIEELVCFAKDNGAKGIEYIPNFFNLSKRNLETFAAEIEQVKLSGLPVSIIINKSKLQEEVFINAIEICLELGIKNFQFGDGFGSPLTSNDVTEILKITGSQNQIKVVGGIKKLTQVIDLFDIGISCVGTSNFCEIFEEVNVI is encoded by the coding sequence ATGCTCAATATTAAATATGAATTAAACGAGAAAATTCATGCGATTATTATTAACCCTTATTTATCATGGGAAGATTTCTGTGTGAATTGCGATTTAATAAGAAAATACAATATCAAAAATATTTCTACTTCAATAAATTATTTAACTGATCTTAAAAACTTTTTAGGTAATTACAGTGCGGATATAAACGCACTTATTTCTTACCCTTTAGCAGATTTACCAGTTTCGTTTATTGAAGAATTAGTTTGTTTTGCAAAAGATAATGGTGCAAAAGGAATTGAATATATCCCAAACTTTTTCAATTTATCCAAAAGAAATTTAGAAACTTTCGCTGCTGAAATTGAGCAAGTTAAATTATCTGGATTACCAGTTTCAATAATCATAAATAAATCAAAACTGCAAGAAGAAGTCTTTATTAATGCGATAGAAATATGTTTGGAATTAGGAATAAAAAATTTTCAATTCGGGGACGGGTTTGGATCTCCTCTTACATCAAATGATGTCACAGAAATACTAAAAATAACAGGCTCTCAAAATCAAATCAAAGTTGTAGGTGGCATAAAAAAACTGACGCAAGTAATTGATTTGTTTGATATTGGAATTAGTTGCGTGGGAACTTCCAATTTTTGTGAAATTTTTGAAGAAGTTAACGTAATTTAA
- the hpf gene encoding ribosome hibernation-promoting factor, HPF/YfiA family, which translates to MKILIHGKNLELTGALKEYTEAKIEKATHHYKDIVKEADIHLSIEKNPRVSFQTAEVTIFANGTVIRAEEKTENLYSSIDLVSNKLCRKLRKYKERNNKTIHNKQFKNKDSVPIESMESNFLDKAFFKEGTEASLPEPSIKNKYFEMTPISSDEARKQLDLIDHDFYVFRNKKNNELQVIYKRNHGGYGLIQSK; encoded by the coding sequence ATGAAAATTTTAATCCATGGAAAGAATCTTGAGCTCACTGGAGCTTTAAAAGAATATACTGAGGCAAAGATAGAAAAAGCAACACACCACTATAAGGATATCGTTAAAGAAGCTGACATACACCTTTCAATTGAAAAGAATCCAAGAGTCTCGTTCCAAACTGCAGAAGTTACTATTTTTGCAAATGGTACCGTAATTAGAGCTGAAGAAAAAACTGAAAATCTATACTCAAGCATTGATTTAGTTTCAAATAAACTTTGTAGAAAATTACGCAAATACAAAGAAAGAAACAATAAAACAATTCATAATAAACAATTTAAAAATAAAGATTCTGTACCAATTGAAAGTATGGAATCAAATTTTTTAGATAAAGCTTTTTTTAAAGAAGGAACTGAAGCAAGTCTGCCTGAGCCATCTATAAAAAATAAATACTTTGAAATGACTCCAATTTCATCAGACGAAGCAAGAAAACAATTAGATCTAATTGATCATGATTTTTATGTTTTTCGAAACAAGAAAAATAATGAACTTCAAGTTATATATAAAAGGAATCATGGAGGTTATGGATTGATTCAATCTAAATAA